CTTCAAGCATTATGGAGCGGGCGCTATTGAATCAACCCCGGTTAGCACGATATCCAAATTTAAAAGGTAACAACAAGAAATCATGAAAAGTCCTTATTTCCTTAGCCTTTTCTTAATTCTGATAACAACAACAGTTCTAGCCCAAGAATCAAAGTCATTAGCAGTTGGTTACTCCGATCTGCCATTCCAACCTGCAGCACCCGGCAGTTATACCTTGCCAATCATCGGCCCTGCTGCCAACGGCGAAATTTTAACTATCGAAAAAAAATCCAAACGACTTCACCAATTTATGGGCGGTAAGTTAGTATTGCTGAGTTTTATTTATGCCACTTGCAATGACATAAACGGCTGTCCGTTGGCAACCCAAGTGCTGCATAAGATTAGCCAACAATTACAAAAAGAACCTGAGTTAGCCGGCAAATTACGACTGTTAACCTTGAGCTTCGACCCGACTCACGATACTCCAGACATGATGCGCCATTACGGCCAGAATTTTAAAACAGGCAATTTAGATTGGCAGTTTCTGACCACCCGCGACGAAATAGCCTTACAACCCATGCTCGATGCTTATCAACAAAATGTGCAGAAAATTTATGATGACAAAGGTCAATTCACCCGCACCTTTTCGCATTTACTGCGAGTGTATCTAATTGACACAAACAAAAATATTCGCAATATCTATAGTATTGATTTTTTGCATGCCGATACCGTTATCAACGATGTAAAAACTTTATTGGCAGAAACCCCGCACCAAGTCGAATCTCAGCCCACCAAAATTGAAATGTTTTATGAGGCCGGCGACAACAAACAAAATTATCAAAAAATTGATTACCAAACGCGTTCCAAGGCGCTGCCTCAGCGCCAAGGTAAAGCAGCCGAGCTGATTAAATTTGCGAAAAGCCCACCGTTAGGTTTGCCTATACTGCCTCAACCTAAAGACAACCCGACGACATCGCTCAAAATCACATTGGGTCGTAAATTATTTTACGACCGTCGTCTGTCTTTAAATAATACCTTTTCCTGCGCTATGTGTCATATCCCTGAGCAAGGTTTCAGCAGTAATGAAATAAGTACTGCAGTAGGTATAGAAGGTCGAAGTGTAAGACGTAATAGCCCTACTCTGTATAATGTCGGTTACGCGCAACTACTATTTCACGATGGTCGCGAAAACAATTTGGAACAGCAAGTGTGGGGACCACTACTGGCACACAACGAAATGGCTAATCCATCCATCGGGTATGTGATCGATAAAATAAAAAATAGCCCTGATTATAGCGGCCTGTTTGAAAAAGCTTTTAACAAAGGCCCGAATATGGAAACGATAGGACAGGCGATAGCGAGTTATGAACGCACACTTAATTCCGCTGACTCGATTTTTGACCGCTGGCATTACGGTAAGCAGTCTCAAGTTGTAAATGATGAGGTTAAACGGGGATTTGCTTTATTTACTAACAAAGCCGCTTGCGGCGACTGCCACACTATTAATGAGCAATCAGCCTTATTCACCGATCACAAACGCCACAACACAGGGGTCGGTTACGCTGCCTCTATGCAAAAAAAACCAGAACAACAAAACGTTCAAGTAGCTCCCGGTGTATTTGTTAATGTTCCCCAACAAAGCTTAACGGGCTTAAATACCGAAAAGCCCAGTGACTTGGGCTATTACGAAATCAGTCAAAATCCCAAGGACCGCTGGACTTATAAAACGCCTTCACTTCGTAATATAACACTGACAGCACCTTATATGCATAACGGTTCGTTAGCCACACTGGAAGATGTCGTGCGTTTTTACAATCAGGGCGGCATTGCCAATGAAAATTTGTCACCGTTAATAAAGCCATTGAATTTATCAGATTCAGAAATAGCGGATTTGATCTCTTTTTTAAAAGTGCTGACTGGCAACAATATTAAAGATCTGGTGTCAGATGCTAATACTGCTACCGCAAATATAAAAAACAAAGTCAGAGGCTTAAACATGCCTCGTTTCTTGGCACCATCAGCAAAGGAAAGGGTTTTGGTCGGCGTTTGACTGCTCTTGGCTGGCTCTTACGTTTTTGTTTTCCAATGGCCGTTGATGCCATCGCTTTTAATAATTCACGCAAGGCGCTTATGAGTTGGTTCCCTGTCAAGCCTACCATCTGCTTGGCGGCTTGAATGACCAGTTGCACTGCTGACCTGAAACTCAGTTGGCGGGGTATCTTCTCATGCAGGCTGGCTGCCTGTGCCAAATTGCCACGAATGATGTTGTATGCCAATAAGTGGATAGCTATCTCCTTGCTTACCATGTCAGGTTTTTTGCACCGTAATATTTCCATGCCCATATTGGTTTTGATGGAACGAAAATCCAGCTCAATTTTCCAGCGCTGCTTATAAAGCATAGCCAGCTCTTGCTTATGAAAGCCCTTTGCATTTAGTAAGGTGGTCAAATAGATTCTGCCGTTTACCGCAAACTCTCGGACGGTAATCGATTCC
Above is a window of Methylobacter sp. S3L5C DNA encoding:
- a CDS encoding cytochrome c peroxidase; translation: MKSPYFLSLFLILITTTVLAQESKSLAVGYSDLPFQPAAPGSYTLPIIGPAANGEILTIEKKSKRLHQFMGGKLVLLSFIYATCNDINGCPLATQVLHKISQQLQKEPELAGKLRLLTLSFDPTHDTPDMMRHYGQNFKTGNLDWQFLTTRDEIALQPMLDAYQQNVQKIYDDKGQFTRTFSHLLRVYLIDTNKNIRNIYSIDFLHADTVINDVKTLLAETPHQVESQPTKIEMFYEAGDNKQNYQKIDYQTRSKALPQRQGKAAELIKFAKSPPLGLPILPQPKDNPTTSLKITLGRKLFYDRRLSLNNTFSCAMCHIPEQGFSSNEISTAVGIEGRSVRRNSPTLYNVGYAQLLFHDGRENNLEQQVWGPLLAHNEMANPSIGYVIDKIKNSPDYSGLFEKAFNKGPNMETIGQAIASYERTLNSADSIFDRWHYGKQSQVVNDEVKRGFALFTNKAACGDCHTINEQSALFTDHKRHNTGVGYAASMQKKPEQQNVQVAPGVFVNVPQQSLTGLNTEKPSDLGYYEISQNPKDRWTYKTPSLRNITLTAPYMHNGSLATLEDVVRFYNQGGIANENLSPLIKPLNLSDSEIADLISFLKVLTGNNIKDLVSDANTATANIKNKVRGLNMPRFLAPSAKERVLVGV